The following are encoded in a window of Methylicorpusculum oleiharenae genomic DNA:
- a CDS encoding Hsp70 family protein has product MSNLFGHSGSNNGGEGHGQNTAEPESSGNTTDNTPHTETGSSDQPQTGNAYGPRYSVGIDLGTTHCVLSYVDLSVSDEDSYHQEVMAIPQLSSPGTVEDLLQLPSFLYQAHPLELAEGATSLPWTAKPSFLVGEIARNLGSKSPIRLVSSAKSWLCHAGVDCKAAILPAEAPEEVERVSPFQATVAYLQHIRDAWANKHPGEPLSEQDVTITVPASFDPAARELTVEAARSVGLEKAILLEEPQSALYSWIEKSQGEWRKQVRIGDIILVIDIGGGTTDLSLIAVTQQDGNLELTRVAVGDHILLGGDNMDLALAYTVKAKLEQDGRRLEAWQIQALMHGCREAKEKIFSQIDLHTIPLVVPNRGSSLIGGALRTELTREEVERVLVEGFLPRVASADRPVVRPRSGLRTAGLPYAQDAAITRHLAAFLAKQLSATDELSDVTLPEHATFIHPSAVLFNGGVLKADALAGRLMEVLNSWLTAEQAPESRLLEGADLDLAVARGAAYYGFVRKGKGVRIRGGTAASYYVGIESAMPAVPGMPPEIEALCIAPFGMEEGTEAVLPDDEFGLVIGEPVRFRFFSSNNRREDKAGDRLEYWTGDELDELDEIEITLPEEGRKAGEVVPVHLTSAVTEVGTLELHAVSRQDGKRWKVEFEVRAGEES; this is encoded by the coding sequence ATGAGTAATTTGTTTGGTCATTCCGGCTCGAATAATGGCGGGGAAGGGCACGGACAGAATACAGCAGAGCCTGAGAGTTCAGGCAATACAACGGATAACACGCCTCATACCGAAACCGGAAGCAGTGATCAGCCACAGACTGGCAATGCGTATGGCCCCCGATATTCAGTGGGAATTGATTTAGGCACCACACATTGCGTACTTTCGTATGTCGATTTAAGTGTATCTGATGAAGACAGTTATCATCAGGAAGTGATGGCTATACCGCAGCTAAGTTCGCCAGGAACGGTTGAGGATTTATTGCAGTTGCCATCGTTTTTATATCAGGCCCACCCTTTAGAATTGGCTGAAGGGGCAACTTCATTGCCGTGGACAGCAAAACCTTCTTTTTTAGTCGGTGAAATCGCCCGGAATTTAGGCAGCAAATCGCCTATTCGCCTGGTGTCCAGCGCCAAAAGCTGGCTATGTCATGCCGGTGTCGATTGTAAAGCCGCCATTCTTCCCGCCGAAGCGCCGGAAGAAGTTGAACGGGTCTCGCCTTTTCAGGCGACTGTTGCCTATCTTCAGCATATTCGCGATGCCTGGGCCAATAAACACCCCGGTGAACCGTTATCAGAACAGGATGTCACGATTACCGTGCCGGCATCATTCGATCCGGCTGCGCGCGAATTGACAGTGGAGGCGGCTCGCTCAGTCGGGCTTGAGAAAGCCATTTTACTGGAAGAGCCGCAATCGGCCTTGTACAGCTGGATTGAAAAAAGTCAGGGAGAGTGGCGTAAACAAGTCCGGATCGGCGATATCATTTTAGTGATTGATATCGGTGGCGGCACGACCGACTTGTCTTTGATTGCCGTGACGCAACAAGACGGTAATCTGGAGCTGACCCGTGTTGCGGTGGGCGATCACATCCTTTTGGGTGGTGACAACATGGATTTGGCTTTGGCTTATACTGTAAAAGCCAAGCTGGAGCAGGATGGACGGCGTCTGGAAGCGTGGCAGATTCAAGCGCTGATGCATGGGTGCCGGGAAGCCAAGGAAAAAATCTTCAGCCAGATAGATTTGCATACCATTCCTTTGGTCGTACCTAATCGCGGCTCGTCATTGATAGGCGGTGCGTTGCGTACTGAGTTAACCCGTGAAGAAGTCGAGCGTGTCTTGGTCGAAGGCTTTTTACCTCGTGTTGCCTCAGCAGACAGGCCCGTTGTTCGTCCCCGCAGTGGTCTTAGAACCGCCGGATTGCCTTATGCACAAGATGCCGCGATCACACGCCACTTGGCTGCATTTTTAGCGAAACAGCTTAGCGCAACTGACGAACTCAGCGATGTGACGTTGCCGGAACATGCCACATTTATCCATCCTTCGGCTGTTCTATTTAACGGAGGGGTATTGAAAGCCGATGCGCTGGCGGGCCGGTTGATGGAGGTTTTAAACAGCTGGCTTACTGCAGAACAAGCGCCGGAATCGCGTCTGTTGGAAGGTGCCGATCTGGATCTCGCGGTAGCGCGAGGCGCCGCCTATTATGGCTTTGTCCGAAAAGGCAAGGGCGTAAGAATCAGGGGCGGTACCGCCGCTTCCTATTATGTCGGTATCGAGAGCGCGATGCCTGCCGTTCCAGGAATGCCGCCCGAAATCGAAGCCTTATGCATTGCCCCGTTCGGCATGGAAGAAGGAACGGAAGCGGTTTTACCGGATGATGAGTTCGGTCTGGTCATCGGCGAGCCGGTACGTTTCAGGTTTTTCAGTTCGAATAACCGTCGAGAGGATAAGGCGGGCGATCGGTTGGAGTATTGGACCGGCGACGAACTGGATGAGTTGGACGAGATAGAAATCACCCTGCCCGAAGAAGGTCGAAAAGCCGGAGAAGTAGTGCCTGTGCATTTGACTTCAGCGGTGACCGAAGTGGGCACTTTGGAGCTTCATGCTGTTTCAAGACAGGACGGCAAACGCTGGAAAGTCGAGTTTGAGGTCAGGGCCGGAGAAGAAAGTTAA